Proteins encoded together in one Aminipila butyrica window:
- a CDS encoding HdeD family acid-resistance protein, with protein MRILTIISGIMMVLTGLWSIANQGVAFAAVAFVLGTAMVLNGLVVTAAFVKMKKRAVGLGWVLSDALVGIILGSIVLAGQLATDLMILMFFGMWMIFCGCSRLVGGWTLKKQEDKSWEWTLGLGFLATVAGIYSFLNADMAGLTLGILIGIFFLIQGANVLTFGISMPHVRRRRFYLRHKIEDSKGAKDVD; from the coding sequence GTGAGAATTTTAACAATTATTTCTGGAATCATGATGGTGTTAACAGGATTATGGTCCATCGCCAACCAGGGGGTGGCTTTTGCAGCGGTGGCTTTCGTGCTGGGAACAGCCATGGTGCTGAACGGGCTGGTGGTGACCGCAGCCTTTGTGAAGATGAAGAAGCGGGCTGTGGGCCTGGGCTGGGTCTTGTCTGATGCCCTGGTGGGCATTATTCTGGGGTCCATCGTTCTGGCAGGCCAGTTAGCAACGGACCTGATGATTCTCATGTTTTTTGGCATGTGGATGATATTTTGCGGTTGCAGCCGTTTAGTAGGGGGCTGGACCTTGAAGAAACAAGAGGACAAGTCCTGGGAATGGACTTTGGGCCTGGGGTTCCTGGCCACAGTAGCGGGTATTTATTCTTTTTTGAACGCGGACATGGCGGGACTTACTTTAGGTATTCTTATCGGTATCTTCTTTTTGATTCAGGGGGCCAATGTATTGACCTTCGGTATTTCTATGCCCCATGTGAGAAGACGGCGATTTTATCTTCGCCATAAAATAGAAGATAGTAAAGGCGCAAAGGATGTAGATTGA
- a CDS encoding aminoacetone oxidase family FAD-binding enzyme yields MSEKKSLYNIFFDICVVGGGASGLAAAISSLEENPTLRVCILEKKEDVGKKLQATGNGRCNITNADCSEVELVKSFLHSSGILLTEEEEGRLYPRSGQASSVVELLKWRAKKLNVTIFTSCQVLNMEKVSLETEDGQEEDGFYVLVDCASEKITIPCKKVVLACGGKAAPQFGTTGDGYAIAKSFGHTISKLHPVLMPIQCEGIDPVLKGVRAKGRVALLKGEELVAEELGEVQFTEDGLSGICIFNLSRHLVLEPEGEERLEEAFRNYRVEMDFLPDMEEDEVIEFLKERRFLLAVLPKEVYLDSILPAKLGRQIMEEVVGENQATAGSLTYEGIEEIAMLLKSSRYTVTGAKGWREAQCTGGGIPLGEVCPNTMQSQREPGLYLAGEMLDYDGPCGGYNLQHAWLTGIKAGRGAAYALACPAADEAVQ; encoded by the coding sequence ATGAGCGAGAAAAAATCATTGTATAATATCTTTTTTGACATATGCGTGGTAGGAGGTGGCGCTTCCGGTTTGGCCGCAGCGATTAGCAGCTTGGAAGAGAATCCTACTCTGCGGGTGTGTATCCTGGAAAAGAAAGAAGATGTAGGCAAGAAGCTGCAAGCCACAGGCAACGGACGCTGCAATATCACCAATGCTGATTGCAGTGAGGTTGAATTGGTGAAGAGTTTTCTTCACAGCAGCGGCATCTTGTTGACAGAGGAAGAAGAGGGGCGTTTGTATCCCCGAAGTGGGCAGGCCTCCTCGGTGGTGGAACTGCTAAAATGGCGGGCCAAAAAGCTCAATGTGACCATCTTTACCAGTTGTCAGGTTCTGAACATGGAAAAGGTCTCCTTAGAGACCGAAGATGGACAGGAGGAAGACGGATTCTATGTCTTGGTGGACTGTGCCTCGGAAAAAATCACAATTCCTTGCAAAAAAGTGGTTTTGGCCTGCGGAGGCAAAGCCGCCCCGCAGTTTGGTACGACGGGAGACGGCTATGCCATAGCTAAGTCCTTTGGCCATACCATATCCAAGCTGCATCCCGTGTTGATGCCTATTCAGTGCGAGGGGATTGATCCAGTTTTGAAGGGGGTCCGGGCCAAAGGCCGGGTTGCGCTGTTAAAGGGGGAAGAACTGGTGGCGGAAGAGCTTGGAGAGGTACAGTTTACGGAAGACGGTCTGTCGGGCATCTGTATCTTTAATCTGAGTCGCCATTTAGTTTTGGAACCGGAAGGGGAGGAACGCCTGGAGGAAGCCTTCCGCAACTACAGAGTAGAAATGGACTTCCTACCGGACATGGAGGAAGACGAAGTCATTGAGTTTCTTAAGGAACGGCGGTTTTTACTGGCTGTCCTGCCTAAGGAGGTCTATCTGGATTCTATTCTGCCCGCCAAGCTGGGTCGACAGATTATGGAGGAAGTGGTAGGAGAAAATCAGGCCACCGCAGGAAGCTTGACGTATGAGGGCATTGAGGAAATCGCCATGCTGCTAAAGAGCAGCCGCTATACGGTGACTGGAGCTAAGGGCTGGCGAGAGGCTCAGTGTACAGGCGGGGGTATCCCCTTGGGAGAGGTCTGCCCGAACACCATGCAGTCCCAGCGGGAGCCGGGATTATATCTGGCCGGCGAAATGCTGGATTACGATGGACCTTGTGGCGGTTATAATCTCCAACACGCTTGGCTGACCGGAATCAAAGCAGGACGGGGAGCCGCGTATGCTCTGGCATGTCCTGCCGCGGATGAAGCGGTGCAATAA
- a CDS encoding NAD(P)/FAD-dependent oxidoreductase: MYYRISEIKLNVKESPSAIPEKIAKKIGRDKEAIMDYKIVRESIDARDKEQIRLVYTVDFELAGELSGRGAKLGLKEAVASTYTFVETGLKKMKNRPVIAGFGPCGMFAALILSEMGYQPLVLERGMPMEQRVGQVQKFWQEGLLDPESNVQFGEGGAGTFSDGKLTTQIKDQRIGKVLQELVAAGAHEEVLYKQKPHIGTDVLRRVVVNIRKKILANGGEIRFGTKVTDVQLIDGAVSAVQVNGQEWIETENLILAMGHSARDSFRMLHQKGMDLMQKPFSIGVRIQHPQELIDQAQYGSRDTGLGAAEYKLSHRCQNGRGVYTFCMCPGGQVVVASSQKGGVVTNGMSFHARDGAYANSALLVDVRTSDFGSEHPLAGVDFQETYERKAFAEGGKNYQAPTATWEAFAEQQEDGIKVRNCLPDFAVQALLEAMPHLGRKLKGFDSSAALLTAVETRSSSPVRMVRDEQLESSWKGVYPGGEGAGYAGGITSAAVDGIKLAEKIAERYRPGFIHEETTLRGETSH; this comes from the coding sequence ATGTATTACCGGATTAGCGAAATTAAATTAAACGTAAAAGAAAGCCCATCGGCCATCCCTGAAAAAATAGCAAAAAAAATTGGCAGGGATAAAGAAGCTATAATGGATTATAAAATAGTTAGAGAGTCTATTGATGCCAGAGATAAAGAACAGATTCGGCTGGTCTACACAGTAGACTTTGAACTGGCTGGAGAATTGTCCGGCCGGGGAGCTAAATTGGGTTTGAAAGAGGCTGTGGCTTCAACTTATACCTTTGTGGAAACTGGTTTGAAAAAAATGAAAAATAGGCCAGTTATAGCAGGTTTTGGCCCTTGCGGCATGTTTGCGGCTCTGATATTGTCGGAGATGGGATACCAGCCGTTGGTTTTAGAGCGAGGAATGCCCATGGAGCAGCGAGTGGGGCAAGTACAAAAATTCTGGCAGGAGGGTCTGCTGGACCCGGAGTCCAATGTTCAGTTTGGAGAAGGAGGTGCGGGGACTTTTTCAGATGGCAAGCTGACCACTCAGATTAAGGATCAGCGTATCGGCAAGGTGCTTCAGGAACTGGTGGCGGCGGGAGCCCATGAAGAAGTTTTGTATAAGCAGAAGCCCCACATCGGTACGGATGTCCTTCGCCGAGTGGTGGTGAATATCCGCAAAAAGATCTTGGCAAACGGCGGGGAAATTCGCTTTGGAACCAAGGTCACGGATGTGCAGCTGATAGACGGCGCCGTAAGCGCCGTACAAGTCAATGGTCAGGAATGGATTGAAACCGAAAATCTGATTCTGGCTATGGGACACAGTGCCCGGGACAGCTTCCGAATGCTCCATCAGAAGGGCATGGACTTGATGCAAAAACCTTTTTCCATCGGTGTTCGCATCCAGCATCCCCAAGAGCTTATCGATCAGGCTCAGTATGGAAGCAGGGATACCGGACTGGGAGCGGCGGAATATAAGTTGTCCCATCGCTGCCAAAATGGCAGAGGCGTCTATACCTTCTGTATGTGCCCTGGCGGGCAGGTGGTGGTTGCCTCTTCTCAGAAGGGCGGCGTAGTCACCAATGGTATGAGTTTTCATGCCAGAGACGGAGCCTATGCCAATAGTGCGCTGTTGGTAGACGTGCGGACTTCAGATTTTGGCTCCGAGCACCCGCTGGCGGGAGTGGACTTCCAGGAAACCTATGAACGGAAGGCCTTTGCCGAAGGCGGGAAAAACTATCAAGCGCCGACAGCCACCTGGGAGGCTTTTGCAGAGCAGCAGGAAGACGGAATTAAAGTACGAAATTGCCTGCCGGATTTTGCGGTACAAGCCTTGTTAGAGGCGATGCCTCACCTGGGGCGGAAGCTAAAGGGATTTGATTCTTCAGCGGCACTGCTGACAGCAGTGGAGACCAGAAGTTCTTCCCCGGTGCGCATGGTTCGAGATGAGCAGTTAGAGAGCAGCTGGAAAGGGGTTTACCCCGGAGGAGAAGGGGCCGGATACGCAGGAGGTATTACCTCCGCAGCGGTGGACGGCATCAAGCTGGCGGAGAAAATCGCAGAGCGGTACCGCCCGGGATTTATTCACGAAGAGACAACGTTGAGAGGAGAAACATCACATTGA
- a CDS encoding glycoside hydrolase family 26 protein produces the protein MKKILAICVLLAMIVGTTGAAFADSTSITSAQYSLTDAGTYDFFTNYVDGYSMYVDKNMNVDMRYSSVGTILENSNKRIEIYKQYVGNTSKAGYINYSNKFLNNTKDHVTEYNGVQKINGYDVNIVVWHRNKLARVENDKNYYICLDIQKGDYCYTIFMKATDPIANMGGYTYLVDHLSIFAPTKAAYMRVAQKTDVAEKNWNDETKAFYKQYFEDDAELTWGIFEPDTAGFDYSMLDYYQSYYDYQFPILLNYSEFDNTYKHPNLKQRLDAAYEHNKVLELTLQTTWRDDGNMVYDVLEGQYDEFLRDYAKVVADFGHPVLFRLGNEMNGDWCPYSSYNTARDTAIFREFYKYVYSFFETANAQNVIWVWNPNGASFPNFNWNDEMMYYPGDKYVDVVGMTAYNTGTYYSGETWKEFNQLYEGLYNEYCAKFQQPLMITEFASANMGGDKNQWVINMFNTIPYYNRIKVAIWWDGCDWDANGNIARSYFMDETPQLMNTFKKYLNLSSSWEKEMYV, from the coding sequence TTGAAAAAGATTTTAGCCATATGCGTATTGCTGGCCATGATAGTAGGGACTACTGGAGCAGCCTTCGCTGATTCCACATCCATCACATCCGCCCAGTACAGTCTGACCGACGCAGGGACATATGACTTCTTCACCAATTACGTAGACGGATACAGCATGTACGTTGATAAGAACATGAACGTAGACATGCGGTATTCCAGCGTGGGAACCATACTGGAGAACAGCAACAAACGAATCGAGATTTACAAACAATATGTAGGCAACACCAGCAAGGCTGGCTACATTAATTATTCTAATAAATTTTTAAACAACACCAAAGACCACGTAACGGAATACAATGGCGTACAGAAAATCAACGGCTACGACGTGAATATCGTAGTTTGGCACCGAAACAAGCTGGCCAGGGTAGAAAACGACAAGAATTACTATATCTGTCTGGATATTCAGAAAGGTGATTATTGCTACACCATCTTCATGAAGGCTACCGATCCCATCGCCAACATGGGCGGCTACACCTATCTGGTTGATCACTTGAGCATTTTTGCGCCTACAAAAGCTGCCTACATGCGGGTAGCTCAAAAAACGGATGTAGCGGAAAAGAATTGGAACGATGAGACCAAGGCTTTTTACAAGCAGTATTTTGAGGATGATGCAGAACTGACTTGGGGCATCTTTGAACCAGATACGGCAGGCTTTGATTATTCCATGCTGGATTACTATCAGTCTTATTACGACTATCAATTCCCGATTCTGCTCAACTACAGCGAATTTGACAACACCTATAAGCACCCGAACCTGAAACAGCGGCTGGATGCGGCTTATGAACATAATAAGGTGTTGGAGTTGACCTTGCAGACTACTTGGCGAGATGACGGAAATATGGTCTACGACGTATTGGAGGGCCAGTACGACGAATTCCTGCGGGATTATGCAAAGGTTGTAGCGGACTTCGGTCATCCGGTTCTCTTCCGGCTAGGCAATGAGATGAACGGCGACTGGTGCCCCTATTCCAGTTATAATACCGCTAGAGATACGGCTATCTTCAGAGAATTTTACAAGTATGTGTACAGCTTTTTTGAAACGGCCAACGCGCAGAATGTAATTTGGGTCTGGAATCCGAATGGTGCTTCTTTCCCAAATTTTAACTGGAACGACGAGATGATGTACTATCCTGGGGACAAGTACGTAGATGTGGTAGGCATGACGGCCTATAATACAGGGACTTATTATTCCGGGGAGACCTGGAAAGAGTTTAATCAGCTGTACGAAGGTCTGTATAATGAATACTGCGCAAAGTTCCAGCAGCCTCTGATGATTACGGAGTTCGCCTCCGCCAATATGGGGGGAGACAAGAATCAGTGGGTTATCAATATGTTCAACACCATTCCGTATTATAACCGCATTAAGGTGGCTATCTGGTGGGATGGCTGCGACTGGGACGCCAATGGAAACATTGCCAGATCGTATTTCATGGATGAGACGCCTCAATTGATGAATACCTTTAAAAAATATTTGAATCTGAGCAGCTCTTGGGAAAAGGAGATGTACGTATAA
- a CDS encoding MFS transporter, with amino-acid sequence MDYKQKNVNRRIAWLKGARMAAAPLALLMFFSVQQAWGVLPAILLGVGFGVGFLAILNASVADCIGGELKNGVENMIRRATGIPVHIECGKAWGRMSFLIFLQEDNEAVTKAVYRKVVEKLKNSDYFNQIEVISMANVPDLEKETIKRFKNMMMRNAVEMVRSKKRSK; translated from the coding sequence ATGGATTATAAACAAAAAAACGTTAACCGGCGGATTGCCTGGCTGAAAGGAGCCAGGATGGCGGCCGCGCCCCTTGCTCTTTTGATGTTTTTCAGCGTGCAGCAGGCTTGGGGTGTTTTGCCGGCAATTCTTCTGGGGGTCGGCTTTGGTGTGGGCTTTCTGGCTATTCTTAACGCCTCGGTGGCGGACTGCATTGGCGGAGAGTTGAAAAACGGCGTGGAGAACATGATACGCCGGGCTACCGGCATTCCGGTACACATTGAATGTGGAAAGGCTTGGGGGCGGATGAGCTTTCTCATCTTTCTCCAAGAGGACAATGAAGCGGTGACGAAGGCGGTCTACCGGAAGGTGGTGGAAAAGCTGAAAAACTCCGATTATTTTAATCAGATTGAAGTAATCAGCATGGCCAACGTCCCAGATTTGGAAAAGGAAACGATTAAGCGTTTTAAAAACATGATGATGCGGAACGCCGTAGAAATGGTTAGAAGCAAAAAAAGAAGCAAATAA
- a CDS encoding CpXC domain-containing protein, translated as MSKCITNEIECPECGHKQDFVRWQSILADIDPQLKEQVLNGELFVFHCNSCGKKFPITYPCLYHDMGKHLMVYLAPGPEAVEEMNSLLFQSSEAFEHQAQQGYIYRAVSTVNEMAEKIMVRDMKLDDRVVEIIKMLVLFKSGNEGMDVDSIGGMFYYPAKDGKHQIAILFADGKQSFIPIEDALIQETMDNLKEKIEEHTEPGYQAINVEWVGKILA; from the coding sequence ATGTCAAAGTGTATAACAAACGAAATAGAATGCCCTGAATGCGGACACAAACAAGATTTTGTCCGCTGGCAGAGCATTCTGGCCGATATAGACCCGCAGCTGAAGGAACAGGTGCTCAACGGTGAGCTCTTTGTCTTCCACTGTAATTCCTGCGGCAAGAAGTTCCCTATCACCTATCCTTGCCTGTATCACGATATGGGCAAGCACCTGATGGTATATCTGGCTCCGGGGCCGGAGGCAGTAGAGGAGATGAACAGTCTGCTCTTCCAGTCTTCCGAAGCTTTTGAACACCAGGCCCAACAGGGCTACATCTACCGGGCGGTGTCTACAGTCAATGAGATGGCGGAAAAGATTATGGTCCGCGATATGAAGCTGGACGACCGGGTTGTCGAAATCATCAAGATGCTGGTCTTATTCAAATCCGGCAATGAGGGAATGGATGTTGACAGCATCGGCGGTATGTTTTATTACCCGGCAAAGGATGGCAAGCATCAAATCGCGATTCTCTTTGCTGATGGCAAGCAGTCTTTTATTCCTATAGAGGACGCGCTGATTCAGGAGACCATGGACAATCTCAAAGAAAAGATTGAAGAACATACGGAGCCGGGCTACCAGGCCATCAATGTGGAGTGGGTAGGGAAGATTTTGGCTTAA
- a CDS encoding aminoacyl-histidine dipeptidase — MGVLNNLKPESVFRYFEELCSIPHGSGHMDPIADYCVAFATAHNLEYYRDDLSNIIIVKNASKGYEQAPAIMLQGHLDMVCEKTAESTIDFLKDGLTLAIDGDFLYAEGTTLGGDNGIAIAMALAILDDDTLEHPRLEAIFTVDEETGLYGAEAIDVSMLQGKKLINLDSEEEGILTVSCAGGVTAEGLLPVKRQQSEGIQLKIQLSGLLGGHSGVEIDKMRGNANILMGRFLYTLNKEVNIQLIDIAGGQADNAIPRLTVLNILVAEGDVDKVKALAADYEHTLNNEYKTSDPEMKVTVENLGKISTAVFSKDSQEKTIVLLLALPNGIQAMSADIEGLVETSLNLGVLKVQEEGVALVSAVRSSIETAKKAVCDRISALMESLGGSVEFVGAYPGWEFKKDSPLRETVIRVFEKQYGKKPVIEAIHAGLECGFFAEKVEDIDCISLGPDMSGVHTVEERLSIPSVERTWVLLLEILKESK; from the coding sequence ATGGGTGTATTAAACAATTTAAAACCTGAGAGTGTGTTCAGGTATTTTGAAGAATTATGCAGTATTCCGCATGGCTCTGGTCATATGGACCCGATTGCAGACTATTGCGTGGCTTTTGCTACAGCTCATAACCTGGAATACTACAGGGACGATCTTAGCAACATCATCATCGTAAAGAACGCTTCCAAAGGATATGAACAGGCCCCGGCTATCATGCTTCAGGGCCATTTAGATATGGTCTGCGAGAAGACGGCGGAGAGCACCATCGATTTTCTCAAGGACGGCTTAACGCTGGCGATAGACGGCGATTTTCTCTATGCAGAGGGAACTACGCTGGGTGGAGATAATGGCATCGCCATTGCCATGGCACTGGCCATTTTAGATGACGATACGTTAGAACACCCGAGGCTGGAAGCCATCTTCACCGTAGATGAAGAGACCGGGTTGTACGGTGCAGAGGCAATCGATGTGTCCATGCTTCAGGGTAAAAAGCTTATTAACCTGGACTCCGAAGAGGAAGGCATCCTTACGGTTAGCTGTGCTGGAGGCGTAACCGCCGAAGGATTGCTGCCGGTAAAGCGCCAGCAGTCAGAAGGAATCCAGTTGAAAATTCAGCTGTCTGGTTTGCTGGGTGGTCACTCCGGTGTGGAAATCGATAAGATGCGGGGCAACGCCAACATACTCATGGGCCGTTTCCTGTATACCCTCAACAAAGAGGTGAATATTCAGTTGATAGATATCGCTGGTGGACAGGCAGACAACGCCATTCCAAGACTAACGGTACTGAACATCCTAGTTGCGGAAGGTGATGTGGATAAGGTGAAGGCTCTGGCGGCAGACTATGAGCACACGTTGAACAACGAATATAAGACCAGTGATCCGGAGATGAAAGTGACGGTGGAAAATCTGGGTAAAATCAGTACAGCGGTTTTCTCTAAGGACTCTCAGGAAAAGACCATTGTGCTGCTGTTGGCCCTGCCAAACGGTATTCAGGCTATGAGTGCCGATATTGAAGGCCTGGTGGAGACTTCTCTGAACTTGGGCGTGCTCAAGGTTCAGGAGGAGGGCGTTGCCCTAGTCTCTGCGGTGAGAAGTTCTATTGAGACAGCGAAAAAAGCGGTCTGTGACCGGATTTCTGCTCTAATGGAATCACTAGGGGGGAGCGTAGAATTTGTAGGCGCTTATCCAGGCTGGGAGTTCAAAAAGGATTCTCCGCTGCGAGAGACGGTCATTCGAGTATTTGAAAAGCAGTACGGCAAAAAACCAGTTATTGAAGCGATACACGCTGGACTGGAATGCGGATTCTTTGCGGAGAAGGTGGAGGATATTGACTGCATTTCTCTGGGACCGGATATGTCAGGAGTACACACCGTGGAAGAACGGTTGAGCATTCCTTCTGTGGAGCGGACTTGGGTGCTGCTGCTGGAAATTTTGAAAGAGAGCAAATAG
- a CDS encoding TatD family nuclease-associated radical SAM protein, which produces MAKGTIVYFYGDSLYINMTNRCSNRCSFCIRNYTDNLGDADSLWLEEEPSPEQVVARVREEICEKKTSVQEIIFCGYGEPMERLDVLLEIARQMKTFTDKPIRINTNGMADLIQKKKTAPLLAGVIDAVSVSLNAPTAEKYAQLCQPEFGVESFDAILRWTEEVKEYVPDVRMSVVDVIPQEDIQDCRKIAESLGVSFRVR; this is translated from the coding sequence ATGGCAAAAGGGACCATCGTTTATTTCTACGGAGATAGTTTATACATCAATATGACCAATCGCTGTTCCAATCGGTGCAGCTTCTGTATCCGCAACTATACGGACAACCTGGGGGATGCGGACAGTTTGTGGCTGGAGGAAGAGCCTTCCCCGGAGCAGGTGGTGGCTCGGGTTCGGGAAGAAATCTGTGAGAAGAAGACATCCGTGCAGGAAATTATTTTCTGCGGCTATGGGGAGCCCATGGAGCGATTGGATGTGCTGCTGGAAATCGCCCGTCAGATGAAGACTTTTACAGATAAACCGATTCGCATCAACACCAACGGCATGGCTGATTTGATTCAAAAAAAGAAGACGGCACCGCTGCTGGCTGGAGTGATTGATGCGGTCTCTGTCAGCTTAAATGCTCCTACGGCAGAGAAATATGCGCAACTGTGCCAACCAGAGTTTGGGGTAGAATCTTTCGATGCTATTCTACGGTGGACAGAGGAGGTCAAAGAGTATGTTCCTGATGTGAGAATGTCCGTGGTGGACGTTATCCCCCAGGAGGATATTCAAGACTGCCGAAAAATAGCAGAAAGCCTGGGCGTATCCTTCCGGGTGAGGTAG
- a CDS encoding S-layer homology domain-containing protein: protein MQQAGIMTGAQNNQFNPTANATRAEASAILHRYIKLTITPATAQGWTKNDNGQFMYYKDGKVLTGTQTINSVKYYFNSNGTLKTGWVKDNAGNWHFYFGNTMLVGFSDIGTNGNDNYYYFDTDGKMVSSQWLQIDSKWYYFYADGSLARSTQIDGYQVDENGVRKIK, encoded by the coding sequence ATGCAGCAGGCAGGCATCATGACGGGGGCTCAAAACAACCAGTTTAATCCTACTGCAAACGCCACCCGCGCCGAGGCCAGCGCCATACTCCACCGCTATATCAAACTGACCATAACTCCCGCCACGGCACAGGGCTGGACAAAGAACGATAACGGGCAGTTTATGTACTACAAGGACGGCAAGGTTCTCACCGGCACCCAGACCATCAACAGTGTGAAATATTACTTCAATAGCAACGGCACACTGAAAACCGGTTGGGTCAAGGACAATGCCGGAAACTGGCACTTCTATTTTGGTAACACCATGCTGGTGGGCTTCAGTGATATCGGCACAAACGGCAACGACAATTACTACTACTTCGATACCGATGGCAAGATGGTTTCCAGCCAGTGGCTCCAAATCGACAGTAAGTGGTACTACTTTTACGCCGACGGCTCCCTCGCCCGAAGCACTCAAATTGACGGATACCAGGTGGATGAAAACGGCGTAAGGAAAATAAAATAG
- a CDS encoding LytR/AlgR family response regulator transcription factor, with translation MNIAICDDSTKDVELICALLQEHFDKNGFIGELHTFSSGEALVKAFAAQPFDVVFLDIYMEGMNGMKTAERLRELNPSFSLVFITTSKDHALDSFSLGTSSYVVKPIKREDIDRAFFKCRDVFLKNGRFIEVMSDRMKRRIPLHKILFMEVYGKEVLVHTSTETIKTSTPLDELEKMTTASFLRCHRSYMVNLRYVEAIQLDDFRLRNGSLVPLRQRGRSELRDAYADFVSDRLFEVSL, from the coding sequence ATGAATATTGCAATTTGTGATGACAGCACCAAGGATGTAGAACTGATTTGCGCCCTGTTGCAGGAGCATTTTGATAAAAATGGATTTATAGGAGAGCTTCATACCTTCTCCAGCGGAGAAGCACTTGTGAAGGCTTTTGCCGCCCAACCTTTCGATGTTGTATTTCTAGATATTTACATGGAGGGCATGAACGGGATGAAAACAGCCGAAAGGCTTCGAGAACTGAATCCCAGTTTTTCACTGGTATTTATCACTACCAGTAAGGATCATGCGTTGGATTCCTTTTCCCTGGGGACGAGCAGCTATGTGGTAAAGCCAATCAAGCGGGAGGATATTGACCGAGCATTTTTCAAATGCAGAGATGTTTTTTTGAAAAACGGACGGTTCATTGAAGTGATGTCCGACCGAATGAAGCGGAGAATCCCGCTCCATAAGATTTTATTTATGGAGGTGTACGGCAAAGAGGTTTTAGTACATACTTCCACGGAAACGATAAAAACCTCCACGCCTCTGGATGAATTGGAAAAAATGACCACCGCCTCTTTTTTGCGCTGCCACCGTTCTTACATGGTGAATTTGAGGTATGTGGAGGCCATCCAACTGGATGATTTTCGGTTGCGGAACGGCAGCCTTGTTCCCTTGCGCCAACGAGGGCGATCCGAGCTGCGGGACGCCTATGCTGATTTTGTCTCCGATCGGTTGTTCGAGGTATCCCTATGA